The sequence CGATTGTATAATTAGCGGTTCTGAATAATCAAACACTGCGAAAGTTCGTCACCTTCGCAGTACAGAATGCCGCCGATGCCTTATGTCTTTCATATTCTCACGTGTTCGGATATCGTAAAACTGTTCCATAATCGACGGACTGATGTAACAGAAGATGACGTAGACCTTCACTGGACAGTTATCGAATGTATCCATTTCTCTGATAATTGTGCAACTTCTTCCCTATCATTTTAGTATTTTTATCAGGATATATGGGGGTGAAAAGCTTAAACTTTACCTTTTATATCCTCTATTATTGTTTAAGATATTTAGACAAAATAAACACGAAAAAATGATGCTACAAGCTTTATATGGGacattttttcacaattgttaGTCAGTTATTAAGGGTTGAAAAGTTTATTTTTCCGGGGTGGTTATCGCGAACAGGCCACAAACGTTTCAAGATGCTCGAATGAGTGgaatattgttaaataattttaaaaagttatggtaAAACTGGAGGTATGCTGTAGAGTTGGTATTTTCAGCGATTAGTAATCGATTAGTGATCTATTACCCTTAATTTTACAGAATGGTGTTTTAGGCCAAGCTTGAGCAACTTCTTCCCTGCTGTCGTTTCACGACTCCCACTACCAGGGTACCGATTCCCCCACTACCAGCATACAATCTCCCCACTGCCAATTATTCTATATTCCCCCTACACTCctaatctccccaaccccctccTCCACTCCACAGGAGTGTGGTGGGGAGGACCCAGGAGTAAGGGGAGGGAGGAGTGCCAAAATAAATGCAAACCCTTCTTATCCACCTAGACTTTTCCGTAATTAAGTACTACAGCGTATTCTACATTTAGTTTTGTATCCACTAAATCGACTAAAGTTTCACTTCGATTTGTTCCACCAGGCTACTACGCGGACGAGGTGGCCGGCTGCCAGGTGTTCCACGTATGTCACGACGTGTTGGTGTCCTCGTTCCTCTGCCCGATCGGCTCGCTCTTCAGCCAGAAACTGTTGACCTGCGACTGGTGGACGAAAGTGGATTGCTCGACCAGCGGCAAATACATCGACGTGAACCGGAATAGCTACCAGCAGGACGACGACGAGATGATCAGGAACGCGTACGCGATGATCAGCCTGCAATCAGGAACGGACGTGACCAAGGACGGCTTGGTGGACCCTGACCGGACAGGAAGCATCGTGGATTATCAGCGAATCGCCGGAAGGCTGTTCGACCTACCCCCGGCTGATGCGAGCGGCAACGATCTGCGGAATACCTTCGAGGACTACCCTAGACCCATAGTCCGCAACTTCCTTCCGCCTTACCAAACGAAGAGCAGGAAACCGGAAACGAGCTTGAACTACCAGGGGAGGTTCTACGCCCCCGAGAAGAGCAGGTCACCGTACGAGGATTCGCCCATTATTCGAGTGCAGAAGATCAAAGACCACGGAGACCAGCAGCCCAGGAGTTTCCAAGACAGCTACCGCAGACCCAACGAATTCACCAATCGCTTCCAACCTTCTTACGCGCCCACCGTGCCCACTGTCACCACCACTACCAGAAGATTCTACTCTCCCACCGTACCCACAACCTTCAGACCGTCCACAGTCGCCTATAATAAACTGGACCAAGCTATAGACAGCTCGGAGTACTACTTCTCGCACAGCGGGACCAAGAGTCTCGTCACTCCTCCCACGATCTTCCCTGAAGATAGCGGAAGAATTGCAGAGGCGGGGAAAACGAAAGTTTACGTGGATCCTGCTCGGAAGGCGGACCAGGATGATTACAATCGTAGACACAGCTACGAGGACGATTATGGGGATGAAGATTTTGGAGACGACGGCGCTGGAAAGTCTAGAGAGAGGTTCCAGGTCAGGGTAGCCGACGATCTGCAGTTCAATCAAACGAACGTTCACGAGCAGAGTCCTCTGTACAGCGAGGATTACAGAGGATTCGACGAGGGAGGGATAGAGGACATAGAGACCAGAGGTAGCATCGGCCTAGGTCACGCGTTGCGTCAGCCGTTCAGAGGGATCTCGGTCCAACAGCAGAACCCTGTGGAGGACAAAATTAAATTCGGGAGGACTGATAAAGAGGAGTCCAAAGCGGGTTATCAGCACACTCTGGTTAGACCGGAGTCGACCGATGCCGAAGAGGAAGAGCACACCACTGAGCAATACCAAAGAGACGATCTAACAAGTTCGGACAGCCTGCAACCGTCGACTACTCCCTCTTTCGTCGAGAGTACTATCAAAGCGAGTGCTGCGCCCTTCAATGCTACTCCCGGAGAGCCTGAAAAGGAGCAGGACGTTACGGACAGAGGTAACAGAGCTGGAGAATTCGTTGGATCACCGGAAAATCGTAGCAAATTCCAGATCAAGGTGCCTGATCTCTCCGAAATGTCTAGTCTGCTGATCAGGTACACGACCGACGACGCTGCTCCCTCTTCTGGATCCAGGACTACGGAGCTGCCCAGGTTGCAGAACACTTTCTCCGACGACTACGTCGTCCAGCCGACCACTCGCGATGGAGAAAAGTTCACAGGCTCTAGGGTTCAAGCTAGACCTCTAGCTAGCCAGTGGTACTCGTCGCCATCGTCTGAACATCTGAAATCCAAGAACTCTCCGTTTAGGAGCTCTCCGTTCCCCAGAAACAGCACCCGAGAGAAAACCGTCGACAACCCTGAAAGGATTGAGCTCCCCATTGATGATAGAAAGTCCTCTTCACCGATCGGTTTTGGGAATAAGTCTGACACGGAATCTAGGAGACCTTATTCTTCAGGTCCTGCTCTCATTGATGTCCGCGACGAGGCTGTGACGCAGAGGTTCAACGAACGGACACCTCCGGTTACCAAATCAAGCAGTGACGGATTCTCAACGTTAACTCCAAGGTCAGGAACCGAGGATGAGAGAAGAGCGATAGAATCATCGACAGCAAACGCCATCCTCGGGTCGATCCCTCCAGAGACCTTGAAGCAGATCGAGGAAACCATTGACCAGAACAATTCGCCCTACCAAGTGACGCTGACAGTGAACAAGGACGAGGACCTGGTGCCGCACGACGAATTGATCGGCAAGCTGGTCGCTCAACAGGCTAAAGAGACGTTAGACGACAGGGATCATCAATTGGAGGTCGTCAAGTTTGTGGAATCTGAGACACCGACGACAACCGTACCAGAGGAGACCACCGTGAGCAATCTAGACTTGGACTACTATCAGAACACGGAGGACAACTTCACTGGCGAGTTCATGGACTCCCTGAAGAATTACAGCACCGTCAGTCTCCTTCAGCTGATGTCCGAGCTGCTGAGGTTGGACCGTGCTCCACGACCCTTCTCCCTGGGCAATGATAGATCGCGAACTCAGTCCTGGGGAGCCCAGATGATCGCCAAAGACGTGAACTCTAGTGTCCAGACCGAGGTGAAGAACTTCAGCAAGCTCGAGGCGACCCCCACGACGGAGAGATCTGCTCCTTTCAAGGAGAAGATCCTGGACAAGTTGTCGGAGAACTTTGGCGAGCCCCTCTACAAAACTGACCGGTATTTCGAACTACCTCAGCCAGAGAGGGCTCTCGACTTCCAAACTGGTCAGCCTATCAAGACCCTGAAGAAGGACGAAGAGCCAAGTTTGACTGAAAGTTTCGACGCCACTGACGAATCATCCCCCGATGTCAGCACTGAAACGTCCACGGCAATCACTACCCCGAAAACCACCCTTACGACGGAGTCGACGAAGACTGTGGTTCAGACGGAGTTTCTACCCTCCATTGGTTTCTCCTTTGACACCGACGAAGGGCGGGAGGAGTACGTGGAAGCTGTTTTGGGTGGTCTGATCGAACCACAGCCTGCCGAGAGCGAGAAAAAGGAGGCTGTAGTTGGGCTAGCTGGCGAAACAATAGCTCCCAAGAATGGAACAACTGATGGGGACACAGAGAAAATTCAGAGAAAGGGGGATAGCTCGGAGGAAGGGGTTTCAACCTTGAAGAAGGTTTAGGGCATCGGTAAtgattacactgcggatctttatgcatttatgaagaaattagttgggtggAATATGAAATAGTAATGGATTAgagaaattcaagaatattacattaaagtcgttaagggggccgtctcctagcagatgacggtcgcgcgtgaacactcacacaccgctagagtacactcacacaccgctagaccacgtatacgtacgcgagaattgctaggatcagggaaatgccttctgatttctcgataatgcaaagacgggggtttttattagtcaaaatcgctagatgaaagatcaatctagttcgctgtttgcttcaaaagtcgttcttttacgtttccgagcaatgattttgcaatattcggctgcatgttgcccgtcggagaggctagtacgccggcgtgactgcagcgccatctgacgggcaacatgcgacgggcaacatgcagccgaatattgcaaaatcattgctcggaaacgtaaaagaacgacttttgaagcaaacagcgaactagattgatctttcatctagcgattttgactaataaaaacccccgtctttgcattatcgagaaatcagaaggcatttccctgatcctagcaattctcgcgtacgtatacgtggtctagcggtgtgtgagtgccctctagcggtgtgtgagtgttcacgcgcgactgtcgtctgctaggagacggcccccttaagggatgaaatcaatttttactttatcccagcttcccacaatcgatgcagaatggtttcattttacatgaagatccgcagtctagtgatgacgaATAGATTGCGGATGCTTATGCGGTTGAGGAAATTTTTGGAGTGCGGTAATGCCTCGGTACATGTGCGAGAGATGTGCATGATACTTCAAACCGGAGAGGTCCTGAAGCTCTATAACACTGGGGAACGTTTTGTTTTCGATTATTTCTTTGttaaacttttaccaacatatttgtgacattattatttatattggcGTTACATGGAAGAGTCTATCGTCGATACCGTGCTTGGTCTCgttctaatcagaaaaatgtcacgaatacgtTTGTACATGATCCacagaaaaataattaaacataaAAAGGTTTTATCATTGAAAACGAGGTtagtgggggaagcaggcgtttgagggacCCCTACCACCGTCCGAAATTTTTCACACGTACATTGAAACTATATTTCACGAGGTTGTGCTCCGAATTAATAAAAATCccgtaaatatttataacaatttataaaaatgatgcACGCATGAAATTCGCAATCTACTCGGACGAATGTAAATTTAGTTTTAGGACGAAGTCTGTGATGTGCTGTCTTACGATTTAGACACACGGGGCCGTCCAATCTTGGTCCCGTTTCCTTTTTGTTAAGTATGCATGGCGAAGTGGGGGGAATGAGATGgtgaaatttggaaaaatttcgaaggTTGTATTTCTTTCCGAACGAACATAATTCTTGACTTGTTGCTAGCAAACGTAGTATTAATCATATTCGTTTATCTTCTTTTCCAAATGACGATTAATGACAATGGATTATAGATGTAAATTTTGTGATAGAATGCACTGGACTACAGTCGTTGTTGGAAATGATTGTTCGATTGCTTTTCGACAGCGATGTATTCTCGTAGATGTGTGCGTGTAGTTTTTGTTTGTATGTGTGCGAGAGAGGGAATGGAAATTACAGATGTAATTATGAAATGGTACCTATCTAACCCCATACATTATGagttcttttttaaatatatatatatatattcgttgtaaaaatatgaattcattttttcttttcgaataggttaataataattaacaccCAACCTACCGAGCCTTCGAATTGGTACGCTGCcttatataaattacaagattaagcttatttatagtaattaatatgtgctctaataaagattCAATCATTTCCTATGAAAGCATCTTTCTAACTTTAGTAATTGGTAGGTTTAGAGtcgataacaatattttttaatagttgTGAGGAACACGGAATGGCCAAAAGAAatcatctttacaatctcagaactttaaatttagtgtttcgcTAGTGTTAGAGCTAGTCACATAAGGCAAGAAACGTGAGGCAATTTATTTTCTCAGGCAAGTATGTAGTAAATTTTTAATCTGCTCCAGTCGATTTCTGTTTATTGCCATGACAACATCGATGCTTGGAGACTCGCGATACAAAGGTCTCGTTTGATCGATTCAGAGTGTCCGAGGTTAAAGTACTCCGAGTTACCTGACAGGAATCTGAGCACCACCAAACTCTGCAGCAACTAAACaaactaaataaataaactgaatAACAGTTAAGCAGTTCTAGTTTCCAAAATGTTTCACGTTGTAGAACACCGGATAATCATTTCGTTTCGAAATTAACCACGTGCTGGAGAAGTATATTTGCAGAATTATAGAGTTGTGTTGTTAGTTAATTAATTCGGTGAAACATGAGTGATTCCGATATGGAAGTTGGATCAATCGATATGGGGGTCGACGGCGATGAGGAGaaggatgacgacgacgacgatctcGCGCAGAGCAGACATTCCATCGCCACCATGGATTATCGGTATAGAATAATAACAATGAGAAACAATTTTCTGCGTTTAAGGTAAAAGGTCAAATTCCATTGAAGAagctcaaggtgaccttgaaatatccGAAAACATCACAGTAtttccccctcccccccctgtcatgttattacaaattaaaaatgaatattcaaggtggtccaAAGTAATAAAATTACTATTCTGATTCTAAATTCTAAATATAAAATCCTATTCTGACTAGCCTAGTCAATTCGacctaaattttcaaaatttatatttgCCCCTTTTGCAAGTTTTGTATagatcaatttttcatattattacaaattaaaaataaatattcaaggtggtcaatgTTACTGGACCAACCTGTATAATTGTTAGAGTATCTAATTCAATTCAaactaaattttcaaaatttctaattGCCTCTTATGCAAGTTTTGTGTACATCGATTTTTCATGTTAtcacaaattaaaaataaatattcaaagcGGTCGAAGTTACTGGACCACCCTGCATTCTACAGTACCGCCACagcaataaaatttataatgagcCGCATTCTATCCTGGCTAGCCTAAAATTTGTATTTGCATAAAAGTTTAAATACTAGCGATTGTTTATGATAAACCAGAACATCGATTTTTGTAGATTACGATGGATCCGAGACAGAGCGTTGAAGTTTATGGGGATCGTCGGCCACGAGCTTCAGTACTACAAGCTCCTCAACGTAAatcaattaatatattaaattatttaataacttagAATTAAACTACATATTTAATAACTTAGCAGATCTATTAAAGACGTATGTATCATTTGACGtaacgaatttttattttggaggTTATCCGAAGCTCGTTTTTCTTATTCAGCCTGTCTAAATTCAAGATAAATTAAACAACTTTGCCCCGCGACCATTTTTTCTatcgaacaaaaaaaaagaaaataactgttgaaGAAATATGTAAGGAGTGCAAGATAAAAGAAGCATCGTGTGTTAAGGGGATTGTTTGAATAATGATAGGCGAACAATCGGTACTACGAGGACAAGATTCTCAATTTCTTGATCCTCGACCTTTACGGCGTAACGGACCTCCAGAGGAAGTTGATATTCTTCTACGCGACTCATGCCACGGAGCTCGTTCAAGAGGAAGTGCCTGTATGGGAAAGTGAGTGCCCGTAATTAATATCTAACACGGAATACTTAAATGTTACATTGGACGGGAGATGTGAATTATTTACATGTTGACGGATAACAGGCGGGCAAGCTAATAAACTGGCTGCCCTGACAGCGTTGGCGATGAAAGGGAAATCGCGTAGGTTCATTAACGgtgctggtaacgttctgtaaAAATGATGCTTGTTCTGTGCCATGCATGTCTTTCAGTTGTGTTCGAACAAACCGGATATctatagtagaacctcgattatgcgtTACCTTTGCCTGTGACCTTCAACAACCTTGGCTAATCATATTGGAAATAacaaagacaaatatcaagacATTTAACTTATCTTTAAAAACGACAATGATATTTGAGGTTAACAAACGTTAGGTGCTCGAGATATAATATAtgtgtgaataaataaatatagaggGTGGtcgactacaggtgggagaaaatttaagggttggttctccatgacaatataaaaatttacataTTGCGATTTCGGGCCTTCGTTTTCCAGTTACTAAGAATTAAAGATCCGCCTGAAATGCTGCAACCCGACCAACAGTGGTGAACGTCGCTTGATACATGACTGTTGGTCGGATTGCCGTATTTCAGGGATATTTTCAATCGTTTACAACTAACAAAGAGCCTGCACAGCCTTGCcctcacagatttagttgagattttacagagttatacatctcgttcccctgattacgaaaataccccattataggggcagacactcaatagttttcgagatatttgcaattaaagtttcataacctGTAAAATATTAGTTTAGTTCAATTTATTAGCAAGCAGTGGTGTGACGTATAGCGGCGTATAGcggcaatttaaaaaaatttaatttaaattttaaaaaatattttcatcatGGAGAACCACCCTTTAACTAATAATGTTACATATACAGTTAATGTTGACAAAACTGATTTGTTAAAATACCgtttaatttttgtttgaaccgtCGGAGAGCGTCTTCGGGATCTCCGATTcactggttcggataatcgaggtctaGCGTATCTAATTTCGTTGCTTGTGTACGATTGCGCATGTTTATTATATAACGATTTCGATTTGGTGTTCTGCGACGCCTTTCAATTTCGATCGAATTGCGACAGGAATCGAGCGGAAGGGGATGAAAAAGATGAGACCGGTGAAGTTGACGAAGAAGAGATCGAAGAAGAGCAAAACGAAAATTCCGAAGGTGGATGCCAGCACGGTTCTCTCGCAGATACAGC comes from Lasioglossum baleicum chromosome 19, iyLasBale1, whole genome shotgun sequence and encodes:
- the LOC143218315 gene encoding uncharacterized protein LOC143218315 produces the protein MPISLRILCLVTLVLCNIHGSLEHEIPRRSFLSRRAIDGTRGRKYFDPEEEGVFDSYGSAGGQYDPYEEKTDFSDIRRNVPGEPGADYPAYTTLPQTGFTCEGRSRGYYADEVAGCQVFHVCHDVLVSSFLCPIGSLFSQKLLTCDWWTKVDCSTSGKYIDVNRNSYQQDDDEMIRNAYAMISLQSGTDVTKDGLVDPDRTGSIVDYQRIAGRLFDLPPADASGNDLRNTFEDYPRPIVRNFLPPYQTKSRKPETSLNYQGRFYAPEKSRSPYEDSPIIRVQKIKDHGDQQPRSFQDSYRRPNEFTNRFQPSYAPTVPTVTTTTRRFYSPTVPTTFRPSTVAYNKLDQAIDSSEYYFSHSGTKSLVTPPTIFPEDSGRIAEAGKTKVYVDPARKADQDDYNRRHSYEDDYGDEDFGDDGAGKSRERFQVRVADDLQFNQTNVHEQSPLYSEDYRGFDEGGIEDIETRGSIGLGHALRQPFRGISVQQQNPVEDKIKFGRTDKEESKAGYQHTLVRPESTDAEEEEHTTEQYQRDDLTSSDSLQPSTTPSFVESTIKASAAPFNATPGEPEKEQDVTDRGNRAGEFVGSPENRSKFQIKVPDLSEMSSLLIRYTTDDAAPSSGSRTTELPRLQNTFSDDYVVQPTTRDGEKFTGSRVQARPLASQWYSSPSSEHLKSKNSPFRSSPFPRNSTREKTVDNPERIELPIDDRKSSSPIGFGNKSDTESRRPYSSGPALIDVRDEAVTQRFNERTPPVTKSSSDGFSTLTPRSGTEDERRAIESSTANAILGSIPPETLKQIEETIDQNNSPYQVTLTVNKDEDLVPHDELIGKLVAQQAKETLDDRDHQLEVVKFVESETPTTTVPEETTVSNLDLDYYQNTEDNFTGEFMDSLKNYSTVSLLQLMSELLRLDRAPRPFSLGNDRSRTQSWGAQMIAKDVNSSVQTEVKNFSKLEATPTTERSAPFKEKILDKLSENFGEPLYKTDRYFELPQPERALDFQTGQPIKTLKKDEEPSLTESFDATDESSPDVSTETSTAITTPKTTLTTESTKTVVQTEFLPSIGFSFDTDEGREEYVEAVLGGLIEPQPAESEKKEAVVGLAGETIAPKNGTTDGDTEKIQRKGDSSEEGVSTLKKV